GTATAACCCACCGGCGCCAGGCCCATGGGCGTGCCCGGATGCCCGGAATTGGCCTTCTGTACAGCGTCCATGGCCAGGGTGCGAAGCGTGTTGATGCATTGAGTGTCGGCAGCAGTGGCAGCGTGATTCATGAAACCTGTCTCCCTCGGGTGGCGATCTACAGTGGAGGGCAGGGCACGGCAAAGGTTTGATCCCATCGCAGGCTGCACGACGAACGGGACTGTATTGACCTCAAACATGACAAGACCCATTGGAATGGGCTAGCTTCAAGGGCGTAGACCATTGATCAATTTGTGGAGGTACGCCATGCCAGTGAAACACGACCTGTATCAGGACTTGGGTTTGAGCAAGGAAGACGTTCACGAACGCAGGGCGAACGATAACCGGCTGGATTCGCTGCTCACGCAATATGATGAAGCTGACGCAAAGGTGCTGAAGGCAGAAAAAGCCAGTGCCAGTGATGAGGACGTAGAAAACCTGAAGAAGAAACGGCTGCTGATCAAGGACGAGATCGTCGGGCGATTAGGCTAGGCGCAAAACGGCAATATTTGTTCAGATTTGTATGCGGGACATCGCAGGACTGTGTCTTTATGATGCGCCCCGTCCACCCGGCTCTGGGGACTGTTGCGGCGCAAGGATTGTGCCGCTGAGCCGGGGAGGACACCCCATTTCAGGCCAGCAGTGTGCCCAGACACTCATCAATGGAACGCTGCTGCGTCTCGCCGTAAAGCTGCAACTCATCAATCGTCTTGCGCCCCAGCGCCTGTTCGAATTGCGCCTGGTTGGCGTTGGCCGCGTAATGACTCTGCGCCGCATCCCCCAGGTTTGACTGGAAAATCCCCGCCGCACTCACCGGCAGAAAATCCTCATACACCAATGGCTCCACCGCCACGTGATCGGCGTTGACCAGCGCTTGCAACGTTCGCGGCTGCTCGGGCTGGCCGCGTGCCGCCAGGCCCTTTGCGGTAACGAAGTAACGAAAGTACGCCAGGCCCTGCTCGCGCATCTGTGCGGGGGTATCCGGGAACGCCGTAAAGTGCCGTTCCATCAATTGCACATAACGCTCGGCGTTGGCCTCGTTGGGGAACGCTCCGAGTTCATCGCGGGCGGCGTTCAGCAGTTGGTCGTACAGGGCGCGGCCTTTAGGCGTGAGCGCTACACCGCGTTGTTCGATTTCGCCAAAGCGTGCGCTGTGGCTGCCGTGGGCGTCGGTGAACGCGATAGGTTCGTCGAGCGCCTTGAAGCTGGTCTGGCGCAGCAGGATCGGGCAATGGCGCCGGGGTGGGCCTTCGATCACGGCTTTGGGCGTAATGCCTTTGCCGGGCATGGCGGCCTGTACCTGGTCGATGTCCAGGGTGCGTGGCGTGAGATGGTTGATATGCGGGCCCCTGAAGGCGACCACGTCGGCGATCAGGCGGTGCTGGTTGCTCAGTTGCTCGTATTGCGCGCCTGTCACGGTGGCGGTGTTATGCCAGCGGAACGTCTCCAGCGCCTCGTCGATGAAAGCCTGGGCGTCGCGGGCATTCAAGCCGCCCTGTGTTTCGGCCTGTTCGATCAGCGCCAGGGCGCCGGGGGTGAAGATCGAACGCTTGGCCAGGGCACTTTCGGCGAAGGCGCGCAGCTCCAGGTTTTCGATCAGCTCCAGGCGCAGCAGCGAGGTGAACACCCGGAACGGGCTGGTTTGCAGCGCGTGTTCATGCACGGCGCGAAAGGCCGTGGAATGCACCGGCACGCCGGCGGGGGTGAGGTCGTAGTAGCCCACCGGTTGCATGCCCATCACCGCGAACAGGCGGCTGATGGTCGCCAGTTCTGCGGCAGTGCCCAGGCGGATAGCGCCATGGCGCTCCATGTCCAGGCGCTGGATTTCTCCGGTACGCTGCAACTGCTGCACCAGCTCAGGTTGGCTGTCGAGTACGCGTGCATTGGTTTGGGCCACCAGTTCCAGCAGCGCGCCGTACAGAGGTACTTCATCGCGGTACATGTCGGACATGGCCTTGGAAAAGCCCTTGCGGATCTCATCGGGGCTGACATGTGCAGTGGCGTGCATAGAAAAATTCCTGATGGCTGTGGCGAGCAAAATGACCTTTGCCCGATTTTGTTGAGGCGCAGGCCGGCTTGCAAACGAAGATTCTTCTGGACTTCATTCTGCAAATGAATGAGATGCCATGAACAGGAGCAAACCCAGCCCCAGCGGCTTGTCAACGCCAGGTGCTTTGAGTCTTCATGTGCAACCGGGCCCCATTGGGTTCTACACTGCGCCTCACTGTGTAGGTGATGGAGGACTCAATGACGGCCGTACCCGCAAACCGCCTGCTTGACACGATTGAAGGCCAGCGCCTGGCGACGCAAGATGCCGAGCGTTGGCGTGAGTGGGGCCCGTACTTGAGCGAACGCCAATGGGGCACCGTGCGCGAAGACTACAGCGCCGATGGCGACGCCTGGGCCTACTTCCCCCATGAACAGGCGCGCAGCCGCGCTTATCGCTGGGGCGAGGACGGCCTGGCCGGTTTCAGCGACAAGGCACAACGCTGGTGCCTGGGCCTGGCGCTGTGGAACGAACGGGATGCGATCCTCAAGGAGCGCCTGTTCGGCCTCAATAACGCTGAAGGCAACCACGGGGAAGACGTCAAGGAACTGTACTTTTTCGTCGATGGCGTACCGAGCCATGCCTACATGCGCATGCTCTACAAATACCCCCATGCCGCCTTTCCCTATGCCGACCTGATCGCTGAAAACGCTCGCCGTGGGCTGGGCGATACCGAGTATGAAATCCTTGATACCGGCGTGTTTGAAGACAACCGTTACTGCGACATCAGCGTCGAATACGCCAAGCACCAGCCCGACGATATTTTCATGCGTGTCACCGTGCACAACCGCTCGGAGCAGCCGACACGTCTGCAGGTGCTGCCCCAGTTATGGGCGCGCAATGACTGGAGCTGGACCTTTGATGCGCCCAAACCCAGGTTGACGCTGGACGGCGACCGCGTGCTGGCCCGTCATCATGAGCTGGACGATCGCCAGCTCAGCGCCTGGGGACAGGATGGGGTGCAATGGTTGTTCTGCGAAAACGAGAGCAACTTCGCCAAGCTGAGCGGGCAGCCGACGTCCGGGCCGTTCAAGGATGGCATCAACGATTACGTGGTGGAGGGTGATCAAGGGGCCATTCGCGGTGACGCGGGCACCAAGGTGGCGGCGCGATTCAGTCTTGAATTGGCGGGCCTGGAAAGCAAAAGCCTCTATCTGCGCTTTGCCCCTGTGGACGCGCCCCAGGTCAACGCTCGCAAGCTGTTTGAACAGCGCCGCCAGGAGGCCGATGACTTCTACGCAGCCCTGCAACAGGGGATCGCCGATGACGATGCGCGCAATGTGCAGCGCCAGGCCCTGGCCGGCTTGCTGTGGTCCAAGCAGTTGTACTATTTCGACGTCAACCAGTGGTTCGACGGTGATCCGGCCCAGCCTGCGCCGCCGCCCGAGCGCCTGCATATCCGTAATACCCATTGGCGGCACCTGTCCAATTTCGACATCCTGTCCATGCCCGATACCTGGGAATACCCGTGGTATGCCTCCTGGGACCAAGGCTTCCAGGCGGTGGCCATGGCGCTGATCGATCCCGGCTATGCCAAGCAACAGCTGCTGTTGCTGGTTAAAGATCGTTTCATGCACCCCAACGGCCAATTGCCCGCCTACGAATGGCGCTTCGACGATGCCAACCCGCCAGTGCATGCCTGGGCCAGCTGGCGCGTGTATCAGCAGGACAAGGCGCTGACCGGCGTGGGCGATATGGACTTTCTGGAGCGGATCTTCCACAAGCTGCTGCTGAATTTTTCCTGGTGGGTCAACCGCAAGGACGCCGAAGGCCGCAACCTGTTCCAGGGTGGTTTTCTGGGCCTGGACAATATTGCTTTGTTCGACCGCTCGGCCACGCTGCCACCGGGTTACCAGTTGGACCAGGCCGATGGCACTGCCTGGGTCGCGGCCTATGCCCTGGACCTGATGCGCATCGGGCTGGAGCTGGCCAAGCGCAACGCCGTGTACGTGGACATTGCGGTAAAGTTTTTCGAGCACTTCCTGTATATCGCCGGCGCCATCAACCGCGTCGATGACAGTGCCGAAGGCTTGTGGGATGAGCAGGACCTGTTCTTCTACGACGTACTGCACCGTCCCGACGGCCAGAGCGAACCGGTGCGTTTGCGGTCTATCGTCGGCCTGATGCCGCTGTTCGCCGTGCTGGTGCTGGAACAGCGCGAACATGAAGGCTTGGAAGGCCTGCGCGAGCGTCTGCTGGGGTTTATGCATCACCGGCCGGACCTGGCCAAATTGGTCTCACGCTGGAACGAACCGGGGCAGGGCAATCGCCTGCTGCTGGCGTTGCTGCGTGGCGAGCGTACCAAGGATTTGCTGCACCGCATGTTGGATGACCAGGAGTTCTTGTCGACCTTCGGTGTGCGCGCCTTGTCCAAGACCTTTGCAGAGCAACCCCTGGCGCTGAAGATGAATGGCGACACCCTGTGCGCCAGTTACCAGCCCGGCGAATCCGACTCTCGCCTGTACGGCGGCAACTCCAATTGGCGCGGGCCGCTGTGGATGCCGGTGAACTACATGCTGATCGAATCGCTGCGTGAATTTCACCGCTACTACGCGGATAACTTCTCAGTGGAATACCCCACAGGCAGCGGCTATCTGGCGTCGCTGGAAGACGTGGCCGACAGCCTCAGCCAGCGCCTGATCGGATTATTCCTGCGCGATGAAAATGGCCTGCGGCCATCCATGGCAGGGTATGCGCAGCTGGAGGCGGACCCGGCCAGCCGCGATCTGGTGTTGTTTCATGAATACTTTCATGGCGAGACAGGGCGAGGGTTGGGGGCGTCGCACCAGACGGGGTGGAGCGCCCTGGTCGCCTTGCTGCTGCAGCCAAAGGTCTAGCACCCATGGCGCGCATAGGCATCGGTAGCTACACCCCTTTGGCGCCGCGCCGCGTGCGCTCGATCTCTTCAAGCAAGCCATCTATGCCCGCCAGGCGTGCGCGGTTGTCATGTTCCCAAGGGTGAAACCCCGGTTTGAAATAATGCAGCCACGGCCTGAGCATCCGCGGGAATACGCCCTTGGGGCCGTACAAGTACTTGACCATGCGCCACAGCCCCTTCAACGTGCCGCCCGAGGTGCGGTCGGCAATCAGCAGCCGCACGTGGAAGTCCAGCACCACTAGCCAGAACATGACGGTGGTGGTCAGCATGGTGCCGGTGCGCAGCAGGTAGCGTGCGGGGCCAGGTTTGATCACCTGGTTCCATACATCGAAGGCTACGGCTTTATGTTCGGTTTCTTCCAAGGCGTGCCAGTACCACATCTGCTGGTAACCCTTGAGTGAATCACCAAAGCGCGAGGGGTCGCTCAACAGGATTTCCGCCAGCATCGCAGTGTAGTGCTCAAGGGCGATGGTCACCGCCAGGTTGAACGACGGCGGCAGGTGTTTCTTCTGCAAGTCGAGGAAGAACTTCAGGCGTCGGTCGAGGGTGTGCGCCGGCAAGCCCGCCGCTTGCAGCAGGTCGTTATAGGCCACATGTTCGCGGCTGTGCATGGCCTCCTGGCCTATGAAACCCTGGATTTCCTTTTTCAGTTCGGGATCGTCGATCTGCCCGCGGTAGTGGCGCACGCTGTCCATGAAAAACAGCTCGCCCTGGGGAAACAGCAACGACAGGGCGTTGAAGAAGTGGCTGATCACCGGCCCTTGTTCATGCCAGTCTTTGATGCGCTCGGCAGGCAAGGCAAAACGGATATCGCGACGGATCGGCAACATGCTGCGTCCTCCTGTTC
This genomic stretch from Pseudomonas synxantha BG33R harbors:
- a CDS encoding YdcH family protein, encoding MPVKHDLYQDLGLSKEDVHERRANDNRLDSLLTQYDEADAKVLKAEKASASDEDVENLKKKRLLIKDEIVGRLG
- a CDS encoding VOC family protein encodes the protein MHATAHVSPDEIRKGFSKAMSDMYRDEVPLYGALLELVAQTNARVLDSQPELVQQLQRTGEIQRLDMERHGAIRLGTAAELATISRLFAVMGMQPVGYYDLTPAGVPVHSTAFRAVHEHALQTSPFRVFTSLLRLELIENLELRAFAESALAKRSIFTPGALALIEQAETQGGLNARDAQAFIDEALETFRWHNTATVTGAQYEQLSNQHRLIADVVAFRGPHINHLTPRTLDIDQVQAAMPGKGITPKAVIEGPPRRHCPILLRQTSFKALDEPIAFTDAHGSHSARFGEIEQRGVALTPKGRALYDQLLNAARDELGAFPNEANAERYVQLMERHFTAFPDTPAQMREQGLAYFRYFVTAKGLAARGQPEQPRTLQALVNADHVAVEPLVYEDFLPVSAAGIFQSNLGDAAQSHYAANANQAQFEQALGRKTIDELQLYGETQQRSIDECLGTLLA
- a CDS encoding metal-dependent hydrolase — protein: MLPIRRDIRFALPAERIKDWHEQGPVISHFFNALSLLFPQGELFFMDSVRHYRGQIDDPELKKEIQGFIGQEAMHSREHVAYNDLLQAAGLPAHTLDRRLKFFLDLQKKHLPPSFNLAVTIALEHYTAMLAEILLSDPSRFGDSLKGYQQMWYWHALEETEHKAVAFDVWNQVIKPGPARYLLRTGTMLTTTVMFWLVVLDFHVRLLIADRTSGGTLKGLWRMVKYLYGPKGVFPRMLRPWLHYFKPGFHPWEHDNRARLAGIDGLLEEIERTRRGAKGV
- a CDS encoding MGH1-like glycoside hydrolase domain-containing protein, giving the protein MTAVPANRLLDTIEGQRLATQDAERWREWGPYLSERQWGTVREDYSADGDAWAYFPHEQARSRAYRWGEDGLAGFSDKAQRWCLGLALWNERDAILKERLFGLNNAEGNHGEDVKELYFFVDGVPSHAYMRMLYKYPHAAFPYADLIAENARRGLGDTEYEILDTGVFEDNRYCDISVEYAKHQPDDIFMRVTVHNRSEQPTRLQVLPQLWARNDWSWTFDAPKPRLTLDGDRVLARHHELDDRQLSAWGQDGVQWLFCENESNFAKLSGQPTSGPFKDGINDYVVEGDQGAIRGDAGTKVAARFSLELAGLESKSLYLRFAPVDAPQVNARKLFEQRRQEADDFYAALQQGIADDDARNVQRQALAGLLWSKQLYYFDVNQWFDGDPAQPAPPPERLHIRNTHWRHLSNFDILSMPDTWEYPWYASWDQGFQAVAMALIDPGYAKQQLLLLVKDRFMHPNGQLPAYEWRFDDANPPVHAWASWRVYQQDKALTGVGDMDFLERIFHKLLLNFSWWVNRKDAEGRNLFQGGFLGLDNIALFDRSATLPPGYQLDQADGTAWVAAYALDLMRIGLELAKRNAVYVDIAVKFFEHFLYIAGAINRVDDSAEGLWDEQDLFFYDVLHRPDGQSEPVRLRSIVGLMPLFAVLVLEQREHEGLEGLRERLLGFMHHRPDLAKLVSRWNEPGQGNRLLLALLRGERTKDLLHRMLDDQEFLSTFGVRALSKTFAEQPLALKMNGDTLCASYQPGESDSRLYGGNSNWRGPLWMPVNYMLIESLREFHRYYADNFSVEYPTGSGYLASLEDVADSLSQRLIGLFLRDENGLRPSMAGYAQLEADPASRDLVLFHEYFHGETGRGLGASHQTGWSALVALLLQPKV